TTACGAACCTCGAAGGTGCCTTGAAAGACTGTATCGAATTGGGTGTGGAAGTCTATGCCGACAAGGCCTCAGTCAGGGAACAGCAGCTAGAGCCTGAGGATATGGTTGACAAGGTGAAGATTGCGAATGCCATGCAGATAGCGGAATTGATACAAGGCGCAAGAACAACGCTGATTTTTTAGCCGGGAGAATGAGGAGAGGAGGATTCGATGCTTGTGATAGTGAAGAGCGCTCCGGACACGACAGACGGAAGAAGGGGCATCAAGCTGGCAAGGGATATGGCGGCTGATGTGGTGCTCCTTCAGAACGGGGTTTATTTCGCGGAGGAGGAAAGGCTTCAAGGCTTCTGCGGAGCGGCATATGTCCTCGATGACGACACGAGGCTCAGGGGATTAAAAGACGGCGAGATCAAAAAAGATGTC
This portion of the Thermodesulfovibrionales bacterium genome encodes:
- a CDS encoding DsrE family protein, which translates into the protein MAKVAMILKRSPYGDMNAAEAVRHAMGGVSGELEVDLILVDGGVLLAKKDQDDTGTGFTNLEGALKDCIELGVEVYADKASVREQQLEPEDMVDKVKIANAMQIAELIQGARTTLIF
- a CDS encoding DsrH/TusB family sulfur metabolism protein gives rise to the protein MLVIVKSAPDTTDGRRGIKLARDMAADVVLLQNGVYFAEEERLQGFCGAAYVLDDDTRLRGLKDGEIKKDVRKLTYADLVDMMAKEDNVVGMF